A genomic region of Leptospira stimsonii contains the following coding sequences:
- a CDS encoding RelA/SpoT family protein has product MGFVKAPASKEMLLEGVRETLGDNAYESVLKAYDVSERAHQGQFRLSGEPYIVHPLQVGYLLFELGLDEKVICAGLLHDVIEDTEYSRDDMIRDFGEDITDLVEGVTKISKIKSQSKETEAAENIRKIIVATIKDIRVILIKLADKTHNMRTLSFQPAEKQRRIAQETLSLYAPIAGRLGIYKIKSELEDLAFQILNPEEYQEVKKNINSKKSEREGFIETLKIILLQRLSEIQIEADVDGRAKHFYSIYRKMKLKEKTFHEIFDLRAIRIIANEVKDCYGVLGIVHTLWNPVPGRFKDYIATPKTNMYQSLHTTVIGPDGKPLEVQIRTREMNDIAEYGIAAHWMYKEGKPSATGKSVKVKWLELLSSWQDSALDPKEFVEELKYDLHEDEVFVFTPKGEILQLPKGATILDFAFRIHTDVGLKAKGGRINGRMLPLRTEIRSGDQIEIITDKRTKPSPIWLRIVRTPSARQKLRAYFRRLREETKKDLQQEAEFAAEITLNADVLEELKKKPSSKPTKQVDLAAGKVVVAGLRGIPVRLSGCCSPLPGDEIIGFVTRGRGVSIHKKGCTTAKQQEQEESMRVITVEWDYGQSESIPVLIEVKSKDRQGIFMEIVKSISNTQTNIRESKASTDQRGNLVASFEVEVEHLDQLKEILSNLKQIPDVYQAHRIKN; this is encoded by the coding sequence ATGGGATTTGTGAAAGCACCGGCATCCAAAGAAATGCTCTTAGAAGGCGTCCGAGAAACTCTCGGCGACAACGCCTACGAATCCGTCTTAAAGGCGTATGACGTTTCAGAGAGGGCGCACCAAGGACAATTTCGTCTTTCGGGTGAGCCCTATATCGTTCATCCGCTTCAAGTCGGTTATCTTCTTTTTGAACTCGGTTTAGACGAGAAAGTAATCTGTGCTGGTCTTCTTCACGACGTGATCGAAGACACCGAATATTCGAGAGACGATATGATTCGAGATTTCGGAGAAGATATCACCGATCTCGTGGAAGGTGTCACGAAAATTTCGAAGATCAAAAGTCAGTCGAAAGAAACCGAGGCGGCGGAGAACATCCGTAAGATCATCGTCGCTACGATCAAAGACATCCGAGTCATTCTTATCAAGCTCGCAGACAAAACTCATAATATGAGAACCCTTTCGTTTCAACCGGCGGAAAAACAAAGAAGAATCGCACAAGAAACGCTTTCTCTTTATGCCCCGATCGCGGGGAGACTCGGAATTTATAAAATCAAATCGGAACTCGAAGACCTCGCGTTCCAGATTCTCAATCCCGAAGAATATCAGGAAGTTAAGAAGAATATCAATTCCAAAAAATCGGAACGGGAAGGATTTATTGAAACTCTGAAAATCATTCTTCTTCAGAGACTTTCCGAAATTCAGATCGAAGCCGACGTGGACGGAAGGGCGAAACATTTTTATTCCATCTATCGTAAGATGAAACTCAAAGAAAAAACCTTTCACGAAATCTTCGATCTCCGAGCGATTCGAATCATCGCAAACGAAGTGAAGGATTGTTACGGTGTATTAGGAATCGTGCATACTCTTTGGAACCCGGTTCCGGGTCGTTTTAAGGATTATATCGCAACTCCTAAAACAAACATGTATCAATCCCTTCACACGACTGTGATCGGGCCGGACGGAAAACCTCTCGAGGTTCAGATTCGAACCAGAGAGATGAACGATATCGCGGAATACGGGATCGCCGCGCACTGGATGTACAAGGAAGGAAAACCTTCCGCAACCGGAAAGAGCGTCAAAGTGAAATGGCTGGAACTTTTGAGTTCTTGGCAGGATTCCGCTCTCGATCCAAAAGAATTCGTAGAAGAATTAAAATACGATCTTCACGAGGACGAAGTCTTCGTCTTTACTCCGAAAGGTGAAATTCTTCAGCTCCCGAAAGGTGCGACGATTTTAGACTTCGCGTTTCGGATTCATACCGATGTCGGTTTAAAAGCGAAAGGTGGAAGAATCAACGGAAGAATGCTTCCGCTTCGCACGGAGATTCGTTCCGGAGATCAGATCGAAATCATCACGGACAAAAGAACAAAACCTTCTCCGATTTGGCTTCGGATCGTAAGAACTCCTTCCGCGAGACAAAAACTCAGAGCTTACTTTCGAAGACTCAGAGAAGAAACCAAAAAAGATCTCCAACAAGAAGCGGAGTTTGCCGCCGAGATTACGCTCAACGCGGACGTCCTCGAAGAACTGAAGAAAAAACCTTCCTCGAAACCTACGAAACAAGTCGACTTGGCCGCCGGGAAGGTCGTAGTCGCAGGTCTTCGTGGAATCCCAGTTCGTTTATCGGGTTGCTGTTCTCCTCTTCCGGGTGACGAGATTATCGGATTCGTTACGAGGGGGCGAGGTGTGAGCATTCATAAAAAAGGATGCACCACCGCAAAACAACAGGAACAAGAAGAATCCATGCGTGTCATCACGGTCGAATGGGATTACGGTCAGAGCGAATCCATTCCCGTTTTGATCGAGGTCAAGTCGAAGGATCGTCAAGGTATCTTTATGGAGATCGTAAAATCCATTTCTAACACGCAGACCAACATTCGGGAATCCAAAGCCTCCACGGATCAGAGAGGAAATCTCGTTGCCAGCTTCGAAGTGGAAGTGGAACATTTGGATCAGCTCAAGGAAATTCTGAGCAATCTAAAACAAATCCCGGACGTTTATCAAGCTCATCGAATTAAAAATTAA
- a CDS encoding extracellular solute-binding protein encodes MKKIYQLFIYCFLLSVSAGVFIQCGDKEEADTSAVVEEVPWKGSPDSIPVALRVHNPIVSLEAKKGGTFRIYSHQYPKSLNYYLDQFSTTAHIFGLMFEPLLDYHPITLEPIPHLASSWKISADKKKFTFTIDANATWSDGKPVTAHDVLFTYETLMDKNNNTAVFRIDLSRFEKPVVLNDREIEFTQKEIHWSNFNTIANSLYILPAHHFQGRNFDKENFDFPVVSGPYSMLSAKKGRYVKMRRRGDYWMRAYPFYKGSDNFDTILFKVYNEEPIAFQAFKKGDIDIYPTYTASFWVKDAVGDKFDENYIVKQKIYNSKPIGFQGLVFNTRREIFSDVRVRKAFAHLVDRKLLIEKLAYNEYEETNAFYQDLWANGSPNPPIDFDVKKARELLAQAGWKTNSKGILEKEGKEFKFSILERDKKSEKYLTLIQERAKEVGIVISLESTDLAEWSSRMDKYDFDMTWAAWGGGIFKDPEAMWYSKYADEKGQPNLAGFKNPEVDKLIEQQRAEFSVPKRNEILKKIDKILTSQVPYVLLWNTSATRIMYWNKFKSPKNPLGKYGSEKEASSLWWLDSERSSQLEEAILKKTKLASIPEKVYFQ; translated from the coding sequence TTGAAAAAGATTTATCAACTTTTTATTTACTGTTTTCTTCTTTCAGTTTCCGCAGGTGTTTTCATTCAATGCGGAGATAAAGAAGAGGCTGACACTTCCGCCGTTGTAGAAGAAGTTCCTTGGAAGGGAAGCCCGGATTCGATTCCGGTCGCGCTTCGAGTTCACAATCCGATCGTTTCTCTTGAAGCAAAAAAGGGCGGGACCTTCCGGATCTACAGTCATCAGTATCCGAAATCTTTGAACTACTATCTGGATCAATTCTCTACGACGGCTCACATCTTCGGTCTGATGTTCGAACCTCTTTTAGATTATCATCCGATCACGCTCGAACCGATTCCTCATCTTGCTTCTTCTTGGAAAATTTCCGCCGATAAAAAGAAGTTCACTTTTACAATCGACGCGAACGCAACTTGGTCGGACGGAAAGCCGGTCACGGCGCACGATGTTCTTTTTACGTATGAAACTCTGATGGATAAGAACAACAACACGGCGGTTTTTAGAATCGATCTTTCCCGTTTTGAAAAACCGGTCGTTTTGAACGACAGAGAAATCGAATTCACTCAGAAAGAAATTCACTGGTCCAATTTTAACACGATTGCGAATTCTCTCTACATTCTTCCGGCGCATCACTTTCAAGGCAGAAACTTCGATAAGGAGAATTTTGATTTTCCCGTGGTTTCCGGGCCTTACTCGATGTTGTCCGCAAAAAAAGGGCGTTATGTAAAGATGAGAAGAAGGGGAGACTACTGGATGCGAGCCTATCCTTTCTACAAAGGATCGGATAATTTCGATACGATTCTATTTAAGGTTTACAACGAAGAGCCGATCGCATTTCAAGCATTCAAAAAAGGTGATATAGATATCTACCCGACTTACACCGCTTCGTTTTGGGTGAAGGACGCGGTGGGAGACAAGTTCGACGAAAACTATATCGTTAAACAGAAGATTTACAATTCTAAACCGATCGGTTTCCAAGGATTGGTCTTCAATACACGAAGAGAAATTTTTTCGGATGTGAGAGTGAGAAAAGCGTTCGCGCACCTTGTGGATCGAAAACTTCTCATAGAAAAACTTGCTTACAACGAATATGAGGAGACGAACGCGTTCTATCAAGACCTTTGGGCGAATGGTTCTCCCAATCCTCCGATCGATTTCGACGTAAAGAAGGCCAGAGAACTTCTCGCTCAAGCCGGGTGGAAAACGAACTCCAAAGGAATTCTGGAAAAGGAGGGAAAAGAATTCAAGTTCAGCATTTTGGAAAGAGATAAGAAGTCCGAAAAGTATCTAACTTTGATTCAAGAAAGAGCGAAGGAAGTCGGGATCGTGATCAGTCTCGAATCTACGGATCTCGCGGAATGGAGTTCTCGTATGGATAAGTATGATTTCGATATGACTTGGGCCGCTTGGGGAGGAGGAATCTTTAAGGATCCGGAAGCGATGTGGTATTCCAAATACGCCGATGAGAAAGGGCAACCCAATCTTGCAGGTTTTAAGAATCCAGAGGTAGACAAACTTATCGAACAACAAAGAGCGGAATTCTCCGTGCCGAAGAGAAACGAGATTCTTAAAAAAATAGACAAGATTCTTACATCACAAGTTCCTTATGTTCTTCTCTGGAACACGAGCGCGACAAGAATCATGTATTGGAATAAATTCAAGTCTCCGAAAAATCCTCTTGGAAAATACGGAAGCGAGAAGGAAGCGTCTTCTCTTTGGTGGTTGGATTCGGAACGTTCTTCCCAACTTGAGGAAGCTATTTTGAAAAAGACGAAGCTCGCTTCGATTCCTGAAAAAGTCTATTTTCAGTAA
- the purB gene encoding adenylosuccinate lyase produces the protein MIDRYSNPAISKIWELENKFEIWKEIEILACEIRMKRGEVPAEDFQEIKTKAKFKVDEILEIESKVHHDVIAFLTNMNSYIGPAGRHVHYGLTSSDIGDTALCVQMVQAMDLILKKTDELIAAVKEKAIQYKDLPCIGRSHGIHAEPMTLGLKFALFFEELNRNRKRMADAREEIAVGKLSGAVGTYSNIDPEIEAYVCEKMGLRVDPIATQVVSRDRHAFYLSVLGVTASSLDRMATEIRLLQKTEGREVEEPFSAGQKGSSAMPHKRNPVICERISGLSRVIRANVNVGLQDVALWHERDISHSSAERVVLPDSTIGLEYILDKMLFVIKNLHVYPDALERTLGVTRGLIFSQKVLLALIEKGKIVREDAYLIVQEHAMAVWGNQSETLKGRLEKDSRVNQVLTQKDLDEIFKIEPYLEKVGLIYKRLGLG, from the coding sequence ATGATCGATCGATATTCCAATCCTGCGATTTCCAAAATTTGGGAATTAGAAAACAAATTCGAAATCTGGAAAGAAATAGAAATTCTCGCCTGCGAGATTCGAATGAAACGAGGGGAAGTTCCTGCGGAAGACTTTCAAGAAATCAAAACAAAAGCAAAGTTCAAGGTGGATGAAATTCTCGAGATCGAAAGTAAGGTCCATCACGACGTCATCGCATTTTTAACCAATATGAATTCATACATCGGACCTGCCGGTCGACATGTTCACTACGGTCTGACCTCCTCCGACATCGGGGACACGGCTCTTTGTGTTCAGATGGTACAAGCGATGGATCTTATCCTCAAAAAGACGGATGAGTTGATCGCGGCCGTAAAAGAAAAGGCGATTCAGTATAAGGATCTGCCTTGTATAGGGCGTTCCCACGGAATCCACGCGGAACCGATGACCCTCGGACTCAAGTTCGCATTATTTTTCGAAGAATTAAACCGAAATCGCAAAAGAATGGCGGATGCGCGCGAAGAGATCGCGGTTGGAAAACTTTCGGGAGCGGTTGGAACCTATTCCAATATCGATCCCGAAATCGAAGCGTATGTATGTGAAAAGATGGGACTCCGAGTGGATCCGATCGCAACACAAGTTGTCTCGAGGGATCGTCATGCATTCTATTTATCCGTCTTAGGAGTAACCGCTTCGTCTTTGGATCGAATGGCAACGGAGATTCGTCTTCTTCAGAAGACCGAAGGAAGAGAAGTGGAAGAACCTTTTTCAGCGGGACAAAAAGGATCTTCCGCGATGCCTCACAAAAGAAACCCGGTGATCTGTGAAAGAATCTCGGGACTTTCCAGAGTCATTCGTGCAAACGTAAACGTAGGACTTCAAGACGTCGCGCTCTGGCACGAAAGAGATATCTCGCATTCTTCCGCGGAACGGGTCGTTTTACCTGACTCAACGATCGGATTGGAATACATCCTGGACAAGATGCTTTTTGTAATCAAAAATCTTCATGTCTATCCTGATGCTCTCGAAAGAACGTTAGGCGTCACACGCGGCTTGATCTTTTCCCAAAAAGTTCTTCTTGCTCTCATCGAAAAGGGAAAGATCGTCCGAGAAGACGCTTATCTCATCGTTCAGGAACACGCGATGGCCGTCTGGGGAAATCAGTCCGAAACCCTGAAAGGAAGACTGGAAAAAGATTCCAGAGTCAATCAAGTTCTCACTCAGAAAGATCTGGACGAGATTTTTAAGATCGAGCCGTATCTAGAAAAAGTCGGACTGATCTACAAACGTCTGGGTCTGGGGTAG
- a CDS encoding helix-turn-helix transcriptional regulator, whose protein sequence is MISEITNILHFFSIGGLISLLLFFSLRYWYDVRGKIAVFFIISILSYLILNLDVNVQIPPMVRNFLFLSVLALPFFYWLITLAAFEDHFEIKNWFWVLLAGKLILSTIATYPTLGQISLRGPVESEKILSTILLPSILSLGFVLTAIIQTYIGRKYDLVESRRTLRQIHILISGTVIALNIFSHLFLRGKELSEILDLINGVLAWGLILAFQFLMFELKDGLIQKKAGIVEEEKPPADPILQKKLIDSFEKDKIYRSEGLTIRSLAEELQVHEYKLRRLINGNLGFRNFNDFLNRYRIQEACEILLDPNKDEIPVIRIAMDLGYQSLGPFNRAFKELTTFTPTEYRKNRMDPKINPNDFENSKTK, encoded by the coding sequence GTGATCTCTGAAATAACGAATATTCTACATTTCTTTTCGATAGGAGGATTGATTTCTCTCCTCCTTTTTTTCTCTCTCCGATATTGGTATGATGTTCGCGGGAAAATCGCGGTCTTTTTTATTATTTCGATTCTTTCCTATTTGATACTCAATCTGGATGTGAACGTTCAGATTCCGCCGATGGTTCGAAATTTTCTCTTTCTTTCGGTTTTGGCTTTGCCTTTCTTTTATTGGCTCATCACGTTAGCCGCATTTGAAGATCATTTCGAAATCAAAAATTGGTTTTGGGTGCTCCTCGCCGGGAAACTCATTCTTTCCACGATCGCCACCTATCCCACGTTAGGCCAAATTTCTCTGCGGGGTCCGGTAGAATCCGAAAAAATCCTTTCAACGATCCTTCTACCTTCGATTCTTTCTCTCGGCTTTGTTCTGACAGCGATCATCCAGACCTATATCGGAAGAAAATACGATCTCGTAGAATCGAGACGTACGCTCAGACAAATCCATATTCTCATTTCAGGAACCGTCATTGCGCTTAACATTTTCTCGCATCTTTTTCTAAGAGGGAAAGAATTATCTGAAATCTTAGATCTGATCAACGGAGTTCTAGCTTGGGGACTCATATTGGCGTTTCAATTTTTAATGTTCGAACTCAAAGATGGATTGATTCAGAAAAAAGCCGGGATTGTAGAAGAGGAAAAACCTCCTGCGGATCCGATTCTTCAAAAAAAGCTCATCGATTCTTTCGAAAAGGATAAGATATATCGTTCCGAAGGATTGACCATCCGAAGCCTTGCAGAAGAACTCCAAGTGCACGAATATAAACTTAGGAGGCTCATCAACGGGAATCTCGGATTTCGCAACTTCAATGATTTTCTCAATCGTTACCGAATTCAGGAAGCCTGCGAAATCCTATTGGATCCGAATAAGGACGAAATCCCCGTCATCCGTATCGCGATGGATTTAGGATATCAATCTCTCGGCCCCTTCAATCGAGCCTTTAAGGAGCTTACCACCTTTACCCCGACCGAATACAGAAAAAATCGAATGGATCCTAAAATAAACCCGAACGATTTTGAAAATAGTAAGACTAAATAA
- a CDS encoding sterol desaturase family protein: MAELLSKVGYTGFFGIVWGTLLLRYVLFAGAAFLVVWVFLGKKLAHKLIQRKKPEAERIWHEIKYSLITFFVFALSGVFTAWSQIHGYNLIYEDVSDYGTAYLIFSIFALILLHDTYFYWTHRLMHHKLLFKSFHLVHHRSTNPSPWAAFSFHPLEAIVEAGIIPLASVLFPLHQGAMLVFFVYMTSLNVLGHLSYELFPSWFLKSKFTNWHNTTTHHNMHHKYFNCNYSLYFNFWDKIMGTNHEKYKETFEEVASRTPTSVANPPTYQNEETKESVAV; the protein is encoded by the coding sequence ATGGCTGAATTGCTTTCAAAGGTCGGTTACACAGGATTTTTCGGAATCGTCTGGGGAACCTTGCTCTTACGTTATGTGCTCTTTGCCGGAGCCGCGTTTCTTGTCGTATGGGTGTTCTTAGGAAAAAAACTCGCGCACAAACTCATCCAAAGAAAAAAGCCCGAAGCGGAGAGGATCTGGCACGAGATAAAGTATTCTCTGATTACATTTTTTGTTTTCGCGCTTTCGGGAGTTTTTACCGCCTGGTCGCAGATCCACGGATACAATCTCATCTACGAGGACGTTTCCGATTACGGAACTGCATATCTTATTTTCAGTATCTTCGCGTTGATTCTTCTACACGATACGTACTTTTACTGGACGCATCGATTGATGCACCATAAACTATTATTCAAGAGTTTTCATCTCGTTCATCATAGATCTACGAATCCTTCTCCTTGGGCGGCGTTTTCTTTTCACCCTCTGGAGGCGATCGTGGAGGCGGGGATCATTCCGCTCGCTTCGGTCTTGTTTCCTCTTCACCAAGGAGCAATGCTCGTGTTCTTCGTTTATATGACTTCGCTTAACGTTTTAGGGCATTTGTCATACGAATTATTTCCTTCTTGGTTCCTAAAAAGCAAATTTACGAACTGGCATAACACGACTACCCATCACAATATGCATCATAAGTACTTTAACTGCAATTATTCTCTTTATTTCAATTTTTGGGATAAGATTATGGGGACCAATCACGAGAAATATAAGGAAACCTTCGAAGAAGTCGCTTCACGAACTCCGACTTCGGTAGCGAACCCGCCCACTTATCAAAATGAGGAAACGAAAGAGTCCGTCGCGGTTTAA
- a CDS encoding PAS domain S-box protein → MQSSWIILSIFFALTAVIILNLVYLFLFLTEKHKFLLFWLLSWFFQLVFLLGNLLREAIGSEEWISIIAHFADVIRAFFLLAGCFLFFKKEIPKKIYWVFPIGFSWSILEEIYFPGSDLASAPIYMIVGGANIYSGILFLRLPSTYYRGNYLAGWNFILWGILTLNYPVLRPIPEFAIVGFWLGGLFRLASAISILLIYFEWSRESELRLDSLYKKIIDTSQEGIWILDKTGKTTFANPKIGELYGIKPEEMLGMNILEVVEPDRRSSVAYRLEERKKGKTEISEYNFVNRLGEKKFAIASANPLYDDSGNYDGALAMIVDITSLKMVEERLRESERQISTIISNISGIVYRCKNDPPHWTMEYISEGCQQLTGYASNDFLEDKILDFGDIILQEDRPLVESGVSESVQAGTPYQLTYRIRKKDGKIQWCFEQGIGVFDSKGELQALEGVIIDYSLPKQAEELISNSLKEKELLLREIHHRVKNYMQVLSSLIGLQSEYSEDPSTKRVLEDSQNRIASMAMIHETLYSKSVESQIFLPDYIRKLISDLMRFFGYDQKELQTTVHCDSLVLNQGVLIPLGLILNELITNSMKHAFPKVIGIKKLSVSFTLGEQNLSCLEVSDNGPGKDPNSTPKKDSLGTELISLLTHQLKGHLEEITSDGFHSTKVFFPLK, encoded by the coding sequence ATGCAGTCTTCCTGGATTATCCTTTCCATCTTCTTTGCGCTCACAGCCGTCATCATTCTCAATCTCGTTTATTTGTTCTTATTTTTAACGGAGAAACATAAATTCCTTCTCTTTTGGTTGCTTTCGTGGTTTTTCCAATTGGTTTTCCTTCTCGGAAATCTTTTGCGTGAGGCCATCGGTTCGGAGGAATGGATTTCAATTATAGCACATTTTGCGGACGTGATCAGAGCTTTCTTTTTACTCGCGGGTTGTTTTCTTTTTTTTAAAAAAGAAATTCCTAAAAAGATTTATTGGGTTTTCCCGATCGGTTTTTCGTGGTCCATCTTAGAAGAAATTTATTTCCCAGGCTCGGACCTCGCTTCCGCTCCGATTTATATGATCGTAGGCGGCGCTAATATCTACTCCGGAATTCTATTCCTACGTCTTCCTTCCACCTACTATCGAGGAAATTATTTAGCGGGATGGAATTTTATTCTATGGGGAATTCTTACCTTAAACTATCCCGTTTTAAGACCGATTCCGGAATTCGCAATCGTAGGCTTTTGGTTAGGCGGTCTTTTCCGGCTCGCTTCGGCCATTTCAATTCTTCTTATATACTTTGAATGGTCTAGGGAATCGGAACTTAGACTGGATTCACTTTACAAAAAGATCATAGACACGTCACAAGAAGGAATCTGGATCCTAGACAAGACGGGAAAAACGACGTTTGCAAACCCGAAAATCGGAGAACTCTACGGAATCAAACCCGAAGAAATGTTGGGCATGAATATATTAGAAGTAGTAGAACCGGATCGGAGAAGCTCAGTCGCTTATCGTTTGGAAGAAAGAAAAAAAGGGAAAACTGAAATTTCCGAGTACAATTTCGTAAACCGACTCGGGGAAAAAAAATTCGCGATCGCATCCGCGAATCCGCTCTACGACGATTCCGGAAACTACGACGGCGCACTCGCTATGATCGTAGACATCACTTCCTTAAAAATGGTGGAGGAAAGACTGCGGGAAAGCGAAAGACAAATCTCGACGATCATCAGTAATATTTCGGGGATCGTATATCGTTGTAAGAACGATCCGCCGCACTGGACGATGGAATATATCAGCGAAGGATGTCAGCAACTCACAGGTTACGCGTCGAATGATTTTTTGGAAGATAAGATCTTAGATTTTGGCGATATCATTCTGCAAGAAGATCGACCCCTTGTCGAATCGGGAGTTTCCGAATCGGTACAAGCAGGAACTCCGTATCAATTGACCTATCGGATTCGGAAAAAAGACGGAAAGATTCAGTGGTGTTTCGAACAAGGAATCGGAGTCTTCGACTCAAAGGGAGAATTGCAAGCTTTGGAAGGTGTGATCATCGATTATTCTCTTCCGAAACAAGCGGAAGAATTAATCAGCAATTCCCTTAAAGAAAAAGAACTGCTCTTAAGAGAGATTCATCATCGTGTAAAAAATTATATGCAGGTTTTATCAAGTTTGATCGGTCTTCAATCGGAATATTCTGAAGATCCTTCTACAAAAAGGGTTTTGGAGGATAGCCAGAACAGGATCGCGTCTATGGCGATGATTCACGAAACGTTATATTCAAAAAGTGTTGAGAGTCAGATTTTTCTTCCGGATTATATACGAAAACTTATCTCCGATCTGATGCGATTTTTCGGCTATGACCAGAAAGAACTTCAAACCACGGTTCACTGCGATTCCCTCGTTTTAAACCAAGGGGTTCTTATTCCCTTGGGTCTGATTTTAAACGAACTCATTACGAATTCGATGAAACACGCGTTTCCAAAAGTGATCGGAATAAAAAAACTCTCCGTCAGTTTTACTTTAGGAGAACAAAATCTTTCGTGCCTTGAAGTCAGCGATAACGGACCCGGCAAAGATCCGAATTCTACACCTAAAAAAGATTCTCTGGGAACCGAGTTGATTTCCCTACTTACCCACCAACTCAAGGGTCACTTGGAGGAAATAACTTCGGACGGATTTCACTCGACTAAAGTTTTTTTCCCGCTCAAATAA
- a CDS encoding glycosyltransferase family 2 protein, whose amino-acid sequence MAERPPLLSVVIPIYNEEKTIPELTRRLFILQDLLIRNRSFKKDDLEVLFVNDGSRDDSFGVLKKFCAHTNGFHLVNLSRNYGHQTAITAGIDTARGEAVVVMDGDLQDPPEFVDDLYGKLLEGYDVVYAKRKKRPGESWFKLLTAHVFYRILKKITRFDIPIDTGDFRIMSRRVTNVLCSMREQHRYIRGLISWIGFKQTGLEYEREERFEGVTKFSVGKMLKFALDGITSFSSAPLKLSSYLGFFTAFGGAVYALFVIYLRIFTSETITGWSSMMIVVLILGGTQLLALGMIGEYLSRVNDESKNRPLYVIEDVYSSKNAKQTKKR is encoded by the coding sequence ATGGCCGAAAGACCTCCTCTCCTTTCCGTTGTCATCCCGATCTACAACGAAGAAAAAACCATTCCCGAACTCACGAGAAGACTTTTTATTCTCCAAGACCTTTTGATTCGAAATCGATCCTTTAAAAAAGACGATTTGGAAGTTCTCTTTGTCAACGATGGATCCAGAGACGATAGTTTCGGCGTGCTTAAAAAATTCTGCGCTCATACAAACGGGTTTCATCTCGTGAACCTCTCTCGTAACTACGGCCATCAAACCGCGATTACAGCAGGCATCGATACCGCAAGAGGAGAAGCGGTCGTTGTGATGGACGGCGACTTGCAAGACCCTCCGGAGTTTGTGGACGATCTCTACGGGAAACTACTCGAAGGATACGATGTCGTTTATGCAAAGCGGAAAAAAAGACCGGGAGAATCCTGGTTCAAACTTTTGACCGCTCATGTATTTTACAGAATTCTAAAGAAGATCACGAGGTTCGATATTCCGATCGACACTGGCGATTTTAGAATCATGAGTCGCAGAGTGACGAACGTCCTCTGTTCCATGAGAGAACAACATCGTTATATCAGGGGACTCATTTCTTGGATCGGGTTCAAACAAACCGGACTCGAATACGAAAGAGAGGAACGGTTCGAGGGTGTCACAAAATTCTCCGTAGGAAAGATGCTCAAATTCGCGTTAGACGGAATCACTTCCTTCTCTTCGGCTCCTCTAAAATTATCCTCTTATCTCGGTTTTTTCACCGCGTTCGGCGGAGCGGTCTACGCGTTATTCGTCATTTATCTACGGATTTTTACTTCCGAGACGATCACGGGATGGAGTTCGATGATGATCGTCGTACTCATCTTAGGCGGAACTCAGCTTCTCGCGCTAGGAATGATCGGGGAATACTTAAGTCGTGTTAACGACGAGTCCAAAAACAGACCCCTCTATGTGATCGAAGACGTGTATTCCTCCAAAAACGCAAAACAGACAAAGAAACGATAG
- a CDS encoding STAS domain-containing protein, with protein MKIKVTTKNDVHIIKIEGPIKAGNEFELGQKIEEYISKGDVPKFIIDLKKVPFINSAGLGMFLNIYKHIDGLKGRMVFTNLNSDIENLMEITKLASIFEIYKTLEEALESFEY; from the coding sequence ATGAAAATTAAAGTCACCACGAAAAACGACGTCCACATCATCAAGATTGAAGGGCCGATCAAAGCAGGGAATGAGTTCGAGCTCGGACAAAAAATAGAAGAATACATTTCCAAAGGTGACGTTCCGAAATTTATCATCGATTTGAAAAAAGTTCCTTTTATCAACTCCGCTGGGCTTGGTATGTTTTTGAATATTTACAAACACATCGACGGCCTAAAAGGGAGAATGGTTTTTACAAACCTCAATTCCGATATCGAGAACTTAATGGAGATCACTAAGCTTGCCAGCATCTTTGAAATCTATAAGACTCTGGAAGAAGCTCTTGAATCTTTTGAATACTGA